One Cupriavidus pauculus DNA segment encodes these proteins:
- a CDS encoding HNH endonuclease: protein MDRDPDTLQQVTQSHLEAAADAWQAGERVPGLASHSPWEALIAGQWYPNKAILALAHRLAGFGDLTAKTLAGAAVRRRLVALDIPLRNARQETSSDTRPDWSRLQAHHVEAGAAELSRELEHLISIKQIAHKPHETGWRVGVNGLWIGPYTLGTAACDVAGLRFEREMTPVEYAQYRAHLESLGFPVKRGRTPTRTKPTWGAGELRAAAAALVGRDLEAADAAEGESEPLQVVLDGRAYPASDLLGLPAGQTPSAQDLTAIAEAGGALRAAPDPVDDALEALAAQSGLPTEAARQVRGRIGQGRFRDALLQVHGRCVLTGIATPAVLRAAHIHRWADCADTPTARHDIDNGLLLAANLDCLFETGLIAFHDDGQILISPELDEAARDALGLRPELRLAVVPSAGQRGYLAKHRARTRAMRGASA, encoded by the coding sequence ATGGACCGCGATCCCGACACTCTGCAGCAGGTCACCCAATCCCACCTGGAGGCCGCCGCCGACGCATGGCAGGCGGGCGAGCGGGTCCCCGGGCTGGCGTCACATTCGCCGTGGGAGGCGCTGATCGCGGGGCAGTGGTATCCGAACAAGGCCATTCTGGCGCTCGCGCACCGCCTGGCGGGTTTCGGCGACCTCACGGCAAAAACGCTGGCCGGCGCCGCCGTCCGCCGGCGACTGGTGGCGCTGGATATCCCGCTGCGGAATGCCAGACAGGAGACGAGCTCCGACACGCGTCCGGATTGGTCGCGGCTCCAGGCGCACCACGTGGAAGCCGGCGCCGCCGAACTGTCCCGGGAACTGGAACACTTGATCTCGATAAAACAGATTGCCCACAAGCCGCACGAGACCGGCTGGCGGGTAGGCGTGAATGGGCTCTGGATCGGGCCATATACGCTTGGCACCGCGGCCTGTGACGTGGCGGGGCTGCGTTTCGAGCGGGAGATGACACCCGTCGAATATGCGCAGTACCGCGCGCACCTGGAGTCGCTCGGCTTTCCGGTGAAACGTGGCCGGACACCGACCCGCACCAAACCCACCTGGGGCGCCGGCGAATTGCGCGCCGCGGCAGCGGCGCTGGTCGGGAGGGATCTTGAAGCCGCAGACGCCGCCGAAGGCGAAAGCGAACCGCTCCAAGTGGTCCTGGACGGCCGGGCGTACCCAGCGTCCGACCTGCTCGGTCTGCCGGCCGGCCAAACGCCCTCTGCGCAAGACCTGACCGCGATCGCCGAAGCCGGGGGCGCCTTGCGTGCCGCTCCTGACCCTGTTGACGACGCGCTGGAAGCCTTGGCCGCCCAGAGCGGGTTGCCCACGGAAGCGGCGCGTCAGGTGCGGGGCCGGATCGGGCAGGGACGGTTCCGCGACGCGCTGCTCCAGGTCCACGGCCGCTGCGTCCTGACCGGCATCGCGACCCCGGCCGTCCTGCGCGCGGCGCACATTCATCGCTGGGCGGACTGCGCCGACACACCGACCGCCCGCCACGACATTGACAACGGCCTGCTGCTGGCCGCGAACCTCGACTGCCTGTTCGAGACCGGGCTGATCGCCTTCCACGACGACGGCCAGATCCTGATTTCACCCGAACTGGACGAAGCCGCGCGTGACGCGCTGGGCCTCAGACCGGAACTGCGGCTGGCGGTCGTACCATCGGCTGGCCAGCGCGGTTACCTCGCCAAGCACCGCGCACGCACCCGGGCCATGCGCGGGGCTTCGGCATGA
- a CDS encoding phage integrase family protein, whose product MTAPATAVDTPLRRRRSVTRRQLHRGHFGFLRAIIQGLHARAMWERYLMEEGEIEADQELLARSPEGEESEAANDEADPAARAFATHPKVRRVTAWLRSELIAAATRAQRPGTARRLKLEARDLRKIGQKGLGLPSLEEFVAETGMDGFGESEQLAAYEERYGNALKRESKRARMMRRQLEAIDWLEERYAQPVLAGDACRAWLAEPLAERLEAAGALTLADLLDRIDGLGTGWARGLPAIGAGKARAIEAFLATHAETLGRVIGNHVAVPRRKRYAHEMATVVPRGKENALVPLDKLLLPAHLDGRDGAYRLPQARCLINAHNDYEAVLSWLRSKPGLAPDRILRLREKRKDVGTGQGPYDWLHYLSNTQRAYRKEAERFLLWSMLARGKPLSSMDTDDCMAYRDFLADPPKEWCGPRSRERWTPLWRPFEGPLNPRAQGYAIGVLTNLYTYLNAKNYLAGNPWQGIHVPTSAKPELDVSRSLTEDQWAFVKGCLARLPATSIHRRLQVALPLLYATGLRLSELVAASTDDLEWVSLAQPGTGEREEGWWLTVIGKGNKLRRVPVPDATVNALGGYLESRGFASDPARCRGVALLGHATDQVERAGGWAKVDMAPAEAGLAATTLYRQIKRFFQACATELEAVDARGAARLAAASTHWMRHTHISHALAAGAPLEAVKQNAGHASLDTTTRYVTTEDARRRAAMRKFWDSQST is encoded by the coding sequence ATGACGGCGCCGGCGACTGCCGTCGATACGCCCCTGCGGCGACGCCGGTCCGTCACGCGCCGGCAGCTGCATCGCGGACACTTCGGGTTCCTGCGGGCCATCATCCAGGGGCTGCACGCGCGGGCCATGTGGGAACGCTATCTGATGGAGGAGGGCGAGATCGAGGCCGATCAGGAGTTGCTGGCCCGATCCCCGGAGGGCGAGGAGAGCGAGGCGGCCAACGACGAAGCGGATCCCGCCGCCCGCGCGTTCGCCACCCACCCCAAGGTCCGCCGGGTCACGGCGTGGCTGCGCAGCGAGCTCATCGCTGCGGCAACCCGGGCCCAGCGCCCCGGTACCGCCCGCCGTTTGAAGCTGGAAGCCCGGGACCTGCGGAAGATCGGCCAGAAGGGGCTGGGCCTGCCGTCGCTCGAGGAATTTGTGGCCGAGACCGGCATGGACGGCTTTGGCGAGTCCGAGCAACTGGCCGCCTACGAGGAGCGCTATGGCAACGCCCTCAAACGGGAATCCAAGCGCGCCAGGATGATGCGTCGCCAGCTCGAGGCGATCGACTGGCTCGAAGAACGGTACGCCCAGCCCGTCCTCGCCGGCGACGCTTGCCGGGCGTGGCTGGCCGAGCCCCTCGCGGAGCGCCTGGAGGCGGCCGGGGCCCTGACGCTCGCAGATCTGCTCGATCGCATCGATGGACTGGGCACCGGCTGGGCCCGCGGCCTGCCAGCGATCGGCGCCGGCAAGGCAAGGGCGATCGAAGCCTTCCTGGCCACCCACGCCGAGACGCTGGGCCGGGTGATCGGCAACCACGTGGCGGTGCCGCGCAGGAAGCGTTATGCGCATGAGATGGCCACGGTCGTTCCCCGCGGCAAGGAAAACGCCCTGGTCCCGCTCGACAAGCTGCTGCTGCCCGCCCATCTGGACGGTCGGGACGGCGCCTACCGCCTGCCGCAGGCCCGCTGCCTCATCAACGCCCACAACGACTACGAAGCCGTGCTGTCCTGGCTCCGGTCCAAACCCGGCCTGGCGCCGGATCGGATCTTGCGCCTGCGGGAAAAGCGCAAGGATGTCGGCACAGGGCAGGGGCCCTACGACTGGCTGCATTACCTGTCGAATACCCAGCGCGCGTACCGGAAGGAGGCGGAGCGCTTCCTCCTGTGGTCGATGTTGGCCCGCGGGAAGCCCCTGTCCTCCATGGACACGGACGATTGCATGGCCTACCGGGACTTCCTCGCCGACCCGCCGAAGGAATGGTGTGGCCCGCGCTCGCGGGAACGATGGACACCCCTGTGGAGGCCTTTCGAGGGACCGCTCAATCCCCGTGCCCAAGGCTACGCGATCGGTGTGCTGACCAATCTCTACACCTACCTGAACGCCAAGAACTACCTGGCGGGCAACCCGTGGCAGGGCATCCACGTGCCGACGAGCGCCAAACCCGAACTGGACGTCAGCCGCAGCCTGACCGAAGACCAGTGGGCCTTCGTCAAAGGGTGTCTCGCCCGCCTGCCGGCGACGTCCATCCATCGCCGGTTGCAGGTTGCCTTGCCCCTGCTGTACGCGACGGGCCTGCGCCTGTCGGAGCTGGTCGCCGCCAGCACGGATGACCTGGAGTGGGTGAGCCTCGCCCAACCCGGTACCGGCGAGCGGGAGGAGGGCTGGTGGCTCACGGTGATCGGCAAGGGAAACAAGCTGCGCCGCGTGCCGGTACCGGACGCCACGGTCAACGCCTTGGGCGGGTACCTGGAATCGCGCGGATTCGCCAGTGATCCTGCCCGGTGCCGCGGGGTGGCGCTGCTAGGCCACGCAACCGACCAGGTCGAACGGGCAGGGGGCTGGGCAAAGGTGGACATGGCTCCCGCCGAGGCAGGATTGGCGGCAACCACGTTGTACCGGCAGATCAAGCGGTTCTTCCAGGCCTGTGCGACCGAATTGGAAGCGGTCGACGCCCGGGGCGCTGCGCGCCTCGCGGCAGCCAGCACGCACTGGATGCGGCACACCCATATTTCCCATGCATTGGCCGCTGGCGCACCGCTCGAGGCCGTCAAGCAAAACGCGGGGCACGCATCGCTTGATACCACCACCCGCTACGTCACGACCGAGGACGCCCGCCGCCGAGCTGCAATGAGGAAGTTCTGGGATTCGCAATCAACGTAA